The Lathyrus oleraceus cultivar Zhongwan6 chromosome 5, CAAS_Psat_ZW6_1.0, whole genome shotgun sequence genome includes the window ACTGAGAGAAAAATTGAGTAGAAACTGGTGTTTAGAATAAATTTGAGGTTAAGAGAGATTAGAGAAAAGGGTTGTGAGAAAAAGAGATTTGAAAATCTCTATTTATAGTCATTTTTTCGTCCTCATCGCGCACGTTATGCGTCTATCACACTTGCGATGCTAACATTCTTCCAACGTCTCTCAGCCAACGTCTCTATTATATGTGTTATGCGTCTATTTCACGTGCGATACCAACGGTTCCCAGAGTCTCATTGTCTCTATTGCACGAGTTATAAAGCCATCGCGCACGCCATATAGCCCTATCATGCTTGGGATGAGCTGCATGATTTTTCCATGGGctttcttttttcttcttttttcctCTCTTATTTTCTTTCACATGTCTCTTATGTACTTTGTTTTCAGCTGCATTCTTTTCTTTCCATATAACAGAGAAAAATTGACATGtttaatcaaataaaataaaatcaaacttTTAAAAACACCTTACTGATGGGTTTCCTCCCACCCAAGACTTCTTTAGTGTCATTAACTTGATGGACTATGCCTAAGGCACGTCAGGAGCAAGGGATACCCTCACGCCAGATGCTTGTCCTTTATTCCTTCCTTTGTTATCCTTGATGCCTTTATCTTCTATCTAGTAGCATGTTTCCAGATCATCTGCATACAATGTCCATTCATAAGCATTAAACACCACTTTTTCATTATTGAACTTCAAACTAAGTTCACCTGTTTCCAAATCTATTAACATTTTCCCGGTCCCCAAAAATGGGAGTTCGAGAATAGCTGAGCCACCTGTGTCTCCCTTCATATCTACCATCACAAAATCTGCAGGAAAAACTAAACTATCGACATGTACTAACACATCTTGTAGAACACCATGATGATGAGTAACCAATAAATTAGTTAAAGTAGGAGTTACATTACTAGGCATGATCTCTCCAAACTTTAATTCCTTCACCTTATTTATAGGTATTAAATTGATACTCGACTCTAAATCACATAGAGCATGTGGGATCTCAACCCCACCAATAGTGCAAGAGATGGTAAACTTACTTGGATCCTTCATTTTTGTTGGCATTGTTTGGAGCAATGTCGTATCACATTTCTCCATCATATTTACCTGCTCTTCATCCATCTTCATAATGCAGAAGTTTTAGAGCATACAAAGCAAAAACTAACATACTTGAAAAATCTCCAAATTGAATTAAAGTGGCAAATGTGAAATTTTTCTTCTTGTATGGGTGTTTCTAGTGTGTGTTAGGATCTTTTTTCATGTGTGAGAGAGATTATTAGAGTGAGAAAAAATGATTGGAGTGGGTGATTTTAAGTTTGATCCCATTTTCCAATGATGCTATAACAAATCTCTCATTTGCTGAGAATCTCTATACTAGGAGAGAAATGGGCTAACACCATCCCTAGGCACGTTGAGAGAAGTTCAG containing:
- the LOC127080162 gene encoding uncharacterized protein LOC127080162 — translated: MANKTCKTLVGIVKDVMIQIDKFSFLVDFVILDIKAYPNMPFNLGRPFMKTMRMLVGIDKGELMVRIKDREMDEEQVNMMEKCDTTLLQTMPTKMKDPSKFTISCTIGGVEIPHALCDLESSINLIPINKVKELKFGEIMPSNVTPTLTNLLVTHHHGVLQDVLVHVDSLVFPADFVMVDMKGDTGGSAILELPFLGTGKMLIDLETGELSLKFNNEKVVFNAYEWTLYADDLETCY